One Acidimicrobiales bacterium DNA segment encodes these proteins:
- a CDS encoding acetyl-CoA acetyltransferase has product MGSHGIKDQVAIIGMGCTPFLEHWDKSLDDLIIDAAQATYASAGIAQEDVDAFWFGTSQSAASGLALAGPLKIQGKPVTRVENYCATGSEAMRNAAYAVASGAYDVVMALGAEKVKDGGYQGLNAFPIPTDGTQRTLTAAAMFSLILPAYSEKYGVDEDELRYVVAKIAEKNHYNGARNPLAQFRRETSAEQICQMAAVAGRLSVFDCAGVADGAAAVIMCRAEDAHKYCPNPLYIKALSFVAGTGAGSLDPDYDYTTLTESKWAADDAYAQAGVTDPKAEIAMAEVHDCFTPTELVLMEDLGFSDPGGAWQDVLDGAFRLDGRLPVNTDGGLKSFGHPVGASGLRMLYEVWLQLRGEAPEERRIPVTDRNLGLTHNLGGYPGEMVSFVGIYGPELG; this is encoded by the coding sequence ATGGGTTCACACGGCATCAAGGACCAGGTTGCGATCATCGGAATGGGATGCACCCCGTTCCTCGAGCACTGGGACAAGTCGCTCGACGACCTGATCATCGACGCGGCGCAGGCGACGTATGCGTCTGCGGGCATCGCCCAGGAGGACGTCGACGCCTTCTGGTTCGGCACCTCGCAATCGGCGGCGTCGGGGCTCGCGCTGGCCGGGCCGCTCAAGATCCAGGGCAAGCCGGTCACCCGGGTCGAGAACTATTGCGCGACGGGTTCCGAGGCGATGCGCAACGCGGCCTACGCCGTGGCCTCGGGTGCCTACGACGTCGTGATGGCGCTCGGCGCCGAGAAGGTCAAGGACGGCGGCTACCAGGGACTCAACGCGTTCCCGATTCCGACCGACGGGACCCAGCGGACCCTCACCGCCGCGGCGATGTTCAGCCTGATCCTCCCCGCCTACTCGGAGAAGTACGGCGTCGACGAGGACGAGCTTCGCTACGTCGTCGCCAAGATCGCCGAGAAGAACCACTACAACGGTGCCCGCAACCCGCTGGCCCAGTTCCGGCGGGAGACCAGCGCGGAGCAGATCTGCCAGATGGCCGCGGTGGCCGGTCGGCTGTCGGTCTTCGATTGCGCGGGAGTGGCCGACGGCGCCGCAGCGGTGATCATGTGCCGGGCCGAGGACGCCCACAAGTACTGCCCGAACCCGCTCTACATCAAGGCGCTGTCGTTCGTCGCCGGCACCGGGGCCGGTTCGCTCGATCCCGACTACGACTACACGACGCTCACCGAGTCGAAGTGGGCGGCCGACGATGCCTACGCCCAGGCCGGCGTGACCGACCCCAAGGCCGAGATCGCCATGGCCGAGGTCCACGACTGCTTCACCCCGACCGAGTTGGTGCTCATGGAGGACCTCGGGTTCTCCGATCCGGGCGGTGCGTGGCAGGACGTGCTCGACGGCGCCTTCCGGCTCGACGGACGGCTCCCCGTCAACACCGATGGCGGGCTCAAGTCGTTCGGTCATCCGGTCGGCGCGTCCGGGCTCCGGATGCTCTACGAGGTCTGGCTCCAGCTGCGGGGCGAGGCCCCCGAGGAGCGACGCATCCCGGTGACCGATCGCAACCTCGGACTCACCCACAACCTCGGCGGCTACCCCGGCGAGATGGTGAGCTTCGTCGGCATCTACGGCCCCGAGCTGGGCTGA
- a CDS encoding amidase family protein, producing MDADDLAFAGIAAQAELIRTGEITSRELVELYLSRIQRIDPELNAFREVFAEEARAAAADADERIGRGDQAPLLGVPVAFKDELDMEGRVARHGTSAYDEPATANAVHVQRMLDAGAIALGKTALPELAVCGFTESITSGDTRNPWDLSRTPGGSSGGSGAAVAAGLVGAASASDGAGSIRIPAALNGLFGLKPQRGRVSLMPEAEHWHGMSKTGCLTRRVADAALWLDVARGPADGDAHRPPPPDGSYVEAARTPPPRLRIGRSRATVRALVPPLMEAEALSALDRATAVLEGLGHGVEERDPDYGNAGNPMIALYLSGVREHLDTVPHPERLEARTRAFGRLGGMIPDRAVRSALRDQDAHAARINEVFDHVDALMTPVTSTLPVPVGRWRGKGAVRTLIGMSRVYPYTAIWNYTGQPAAAIPVGFTDGGLPLSVMLIVPPNREDLIFSLAGQMEAVIGWPDRRPPLDGT from the coding sequence ATGGATGCCGATGACCTCGCCTTCGCAGGGATCGCCGCGCAGGCGGAACTCATCCGCACGGGCGAGATCACCTCGCGCGAGCTCGTCGAGCTCTACCTCTCCCGCATCCAGCGGATCGACCCGGAACTCAACGCCTTCCGTGAAGTGTTCGCCGAAGAGGCCCGCGCCGCTGCGGCCGATGCCGACGAACGGATCGGCCGAGGCGACCAGGCGCCTCTCCTCGGCGTGCCCGTCGCCTTCAAGGACGAGCTCGACATGGAGGGAAGGGTCGCCCGTCACGGCACCAGCGCCTACGACGAGCCGGCGACGGCGAACGCGGTACACGTCCAACGGATGCTCGACGCGGGTGCGATCGCGCTCGGCAAGACCGCGCTGCCCGAACTCGCCGTCTGCGGCTTCACGGAGAGCATCACGTCGGGCGACACGCGCAACCCATGGGATCTGTCGCGCACGCCGGGCGGGTCCAGCGGTGGATCGGGTGCGGCCGTCGCGGCCGGACTCGTCGGCGCAGCGTCGGCCAGCGACGGCGCCGGTTCGATCCGCATACCGGCCGCGCTCAACGGTCTCTTCGGGCTGAAGCCGCAGCGCGGGCGCGTGTCGCTCATGCCCGAGGCGGAGCACTGGCACGGCATGTCGAAGACCGGGTGCCTGACCCGCCGGGTGGCCGATGCCGCGCTCTGGCTCGATGTCGCCCGGGGACCGGCTGACGGAGACGCCCACCGACCGCCGCCTCCTGACGGGTCCTACGTCGAGGCTGCCCGGACACCCCCTCCCCGGCTTCGCATCGGTCGTTCCCGGGCGACAGTGCGGGCCCTGGTGCCGCCGCTCATGGAGGCGGAGGCCCTGTCGGCCCTCGACCGGGCCACCGCGGTTCTCGAAGGTCTGGGTCACGGCGTCGAGGAACGAGACCCCGACTACGGCAACGCCGGCAACCCGATGATCGCGCTCTATCTCTCGGGCGTGCGCGAGCACCTCGACACGGTGCCGCACCCGGAGCGTCTCGAGGCGCGGACGCGGGCCTTCGGACGGCTCGGAGGGATGATTCCCGACCGGGCGGTGCGCAGCGCGTTGCGAGATCAGGACGCGCACGCGGCGCGTATCAACGAGGTCTTCGACCACGTCGATGCCCTGATGACGCCGGTGACGTCGACCTTGCCGGTACCGGTCGGCCGGTGGCGGGGCAAGGGAGCGGTCCGGACGCTCATCGGCATGAGCCGCGTCTACCCCTACACGGCGATCTGGAACTACACCGGCCAGCCCGCTGCGGCGATACCGGTGGGCTTCACCGACGGCGGGCTGCCGCTCTCGGTGATGCTGATCGTGCCGCCCAACCGGGAGGACCTCATCTTCTCGCTGGCGGGTCAGATGGAGGCCGTGATCGGCTGGCCCGACCGGCGACCGCCGCTCGACGGGACCTAG